In one window of Oncorhynchus gorbuscha isolate QuinsamMale2020 ecotype Even-year linkage group LG23, OgorEven_v1.0, whole genome shotgun sequence DNA:
- the LOC124011132 gene encoding protein downstream neighbor of son homolog: MSQQAGYSPSFKRPAEILRMRRKRARSEGVSSGGRGAISSPCESASISAVRPFSTGPLFGQGRSGGGVKRRNPFASIENTFSSPAKKKVFIYSDDDADSSDSVKPGGSAGVEGEKSTTRTLPFSERLLQAEELSKDVPGKKPTSLSEDDSLFEDEDLFQEERTPMLKSPQAGAVTSIAAPACVEYPADWSLKTRLLFTSLLPFSWAVQPRATEEAQGLTQHCRGQYTTIPQSIQDPRTSAELRCGFQQCLQFWQHPSLSWLSLFPRIGAERSFTGKNVPWAQDMALQQSLMSEWSVSLSSLYSLLKARLCPYFYVCSYQFTALFRASGLAGNSNITALLTPTTRGLREAMKADGIEFTLPLLEERRKSKEQGSTTHNQETDGEEEETQSEASDKEDDDDDGGFSWLTEMGVQDKIKKPDNISIKLHKERNSVCLDHKPESVVCVSGTHTFTLINFLINCKSLVAGAGSQAGLPPTLLAPTAFRGATLHSLKARSVNVKTQVRAGYQDVCSLEVTGPIMPHSLHALTSLLRPAQRGGFSTALYTHEPTAVLNTHTTTREQTKQAVELDGCGLHPSTIQQLQEPSTLGRSPLRQLHLNNYSYTWKS, from the exons ATGTCACAACAAGCTGGTTACTCACCTAGTTTCAAAAGACCAGCTGAAATCCTGCGGATGCGGAGGAAGAGAGCCCGCAGCGAGGGTGTCAGTTCTGGCGGCCGAGGCGCGATTTCCAGCCCGTGTGAGAGTGCCTCTATATCCGCTGTTCGACCATTCTCCACAGGACCCCTGTTCGGTCAGGGTCGCTCTGGAGGGGGAGTGAAGCGGAGAAACCCATTTGCTAGCATCGAGAACACCTTCAGCAGCCCAGCGAAGAAGAAAGTCTTTATTTACTCTGATGATGACGCCGACTCGTCGGATTCTGTGAAGCCGGGCGGCTCTgcaggagtggagggagagaagtcaACAACAAGAACGCTGCCATTTAGTGAACGACTTCTCCAGGCAGAAGAACTAAGCAAAGACGTGCCCGGCAAG AAACCAACTTCTCTGTCCGAAGACGACTCACTGTTTGAAGATGAGGATTTGTTCCAAGAGGAGAGAACACCCATGCTGAAG AGTCCCCAGGCTGGTGCAGTAACCTCCATAGCAGCCCCTGCGTGTGTGGAGTACCCTGCAGACTGGAGCCTGAAGACGCGTCTCCTTTTCACCTCCCTGCTCCCCTTCTCCTGGGCTGTACAGCCCAGAGCTACAGAGGAGGCCCAGGGTCTTACCCAGCACTGTAGAGGACAGTACACCACTATACCACAGAGTATACAG GACCCTCGGACATCTGCTGAGCTACGATGTGGGTTCCAGCAGTGTCTGCAGTTCTGGCAGCACCCGTCCCTGTCCtggctctctctgttcccccggATAGGAGCAGAGAGAAGCTTCACTGGCAAGAACGTCCCCTGGGCCCAGGACATGGCACTTCAACAGAGCCTCATGAGTGAATG gTCAGTGAGCCTGTCTTCCCTGTACAGTCTATTGAAGGCCAGACTATGTCCATATTTCTATGTGTGTTCCTACCAGTTCACTGCTCTTTTCAGAGCCTCAGGACTAGCGGGGAACAGCAACATCACTGCACTACTCACCCCAACCACCAGGGGGCTTAGGGAGGCCATGAAGGCTGATG GTATTGAGTTCACACTCCCcctgctggaagagaggaggaagagcaaGGAGCAGGgatcaaccacacacaaccaggagacagatggagaggaggaggagacacagtctgaagcCAGTGACAAGGAAGACGATGATGACGATGGTGGGTTTTCCTGGCTGACGGAGATGGGAGTTCAGGATAAGATTAAGAAACCAGACAACATCTCCATCAAACTGCACAAAGAGCGCAACTCAGTGTGTTTAGACCACAAACCAGAGTCTGTAGTCTGTGTGTCGGGAACGCACACCTTCACTCTCATCAATTTCCTCATCAACTGTAAGAGCCTGGTGGCAGGGGCTGGATCACAGGCAGGCCTGCCCCCCACCCTACTGGCCCCTACAGCCTTCAGAGGAGCTACGCTACACTCACTCAAG GCGCGTAGTGTGAATGTGAAGACCCAGGTGCGTGCTGGGTACCAGGATGTGTGCAGTCTAGAGGTGACGGGACCCATAATGCCTCATTCTCTCCACGCCTTGACCAGCCTGCTTCGACCTGCTCAGAGAGGAGGCTTCAGCaccgcactctacacacacgaaCCCACCGCTGTCCTCAACACGCACACCACCACCAGGgaacag acTAAGCAGGCTGTAGAGCTGGATGGATGTGGTCTTCATCCCAGCACCATCCAGCAGCTCCAGGAGCCCTCTACCTTGGGGAGGTCTCCCCTCAGACAGCTCCATTTGAACAACTACTCCTACACATGGAAGTCCTGA